In the genome of Deltaproteobacteria bacterium, one region contains:
- a CDS encoding cytochrome c biogenesis protein CcdA → MSDVNLIVAFAAGALSFLSPCVLPLVPSYLSFVSGISPREMTEGGAGSGRVMGNALAFVLGFSIAFVALGASASLLGRLLLGYQDVVRVVGGLFILVVGVYLTGLFRVATLERYAQFNLRSKPAGYLGSVLVGLTFAVAWIPCVGPILGAILTLAGTSGEVYRGMLLLSAYAGGLGLPLLLSALAMNQFFRLSRALGSWLPAIHVAAGLLLVAVGLLLVTDNMTAVNAYALRLTPAWLVTRL, encoded by the coding sequence ATGAGCGATGTCAACCTCATCGTGGCCTTCGCCGCCGGCGCACTCTCGTTCCTCAGCCCCTGCGTGCTGCCGCTGGTCCCGTCCTACCTGTCGTTCGTCTCCGGCATTTCGCCGCGCGAGATGACCGAGGGCGGCGCCGGCAGCGGCCGGGTGATGGGCAACGCCCTGGCGTTCGTCCTGGGCTTCTCCATCGCCTTCGTGGCGCTGGGCGCGTCCGCGAGCCTGCTGGGACGCCTGCTGCTCGGCTACCAGGACGTGGTGCGCGTGGTCGGGGGCCTGTTCATCCTGGTGGTGGGGGTCTACCTCACCGGACTCTTCCGGGTCGCCACCCTGGAGCGCTACGCCCAGTTCAACCTGCGCAGCAAGCCCGCCGGCTATCTCGGCTCGGTGCTCGTGGGCCTCACCTTCGCGGTGGCCTGGATCCCCTGCGTCGGGCCGATCCTCGGCGCCATCCTGACCCTGGCCGGCACCTCCGGCGAAGTGTACCGGGGCATGCTGCTGCTCTCCGCCTACGCCGGCGGCCTGGGCCTGCCGCTGCTCCTCAGCGCCCTGGCCATGAACCAGTTCTTCCGCCTCTCCCGCGCCCTCGGCTCCTGGCTCCCCGCCATCCACGTCGCCGCCGGCCTTCTCCTGGTCGCCGTCGGCCTCCTCCTCGTCACCGACAACATGACCGCCGTCAACGCCTACGCCCTCCGCCTCACCCCCGCCTGGCTGGTGACGCGGCTGTAG